The Daucus carota subsp. sativus chromosome 9, DH1 v3.0, whole genome shotgun sequence genome window below encodes:
- the LOC108201512 gene encoding cytosolic sulfotransferase 5-like, whose amino-acid sequence MEPRPAPPLQDVDNQELKKLLSSLPKERGIISSDTYQYQGFWYPPHALQGIINCQEEFQPRENDIFLVTPPKSGTTWLKAILYALVNREAHPPQDPHHPLLSKTPHQLVPFLELLHPSEYVSVCNSSDSSTRILATHVPLGTLPKAITGDSSSLNCKIVYLCRDTKDNFVSLFHFGNDRMKTSPISLEDAFDLYCKGISPGGPIWDQILGYWKESQKNPHKVLFMRYEEMKDEPYLQLRRLANFLGIPFFPEEENSGLVDQIISICSFESMTKVDVNKTGTFVDGSNNSSFFRKGVVGDWKNCLTADMASRLDQITEEKFRGSGLSLSNISSPCSPSPCKP is encoded by the coding sequence ATGGAGCCAAGACCAGCACCACCTCTTCAGGACGTTGACAACCAAGAACTTAAGAAGTTGCTTTCATCTTTGCCAAAAGAGAGAGGTATTATATCATCCGACACATATCAGTACCAAGGATTCTGGTACCCTCCTCACGCTCTGCAGGGAATCATCAATTGTCAAGAAGAATTTCAACCCCGTGAAAATGATATCTTCCTTGTTACACCCCCAAAATCCGGCACCACCTGGCTTAAAGCCATCCTTTATGCATTGGTGAACCGCGAAGCCCACCCTCCTCAGGATCCTCACCATCCTCTACTTAGTAAAACTCCCCATCAGCTTGTTCCTTTTCTCGAACTTCTCCATCCCTCTGAGTACGTCTCCGTTTGCAACTCCTCAGACAGTAGCACTAGGATCTTGGCAACTCATGTTCCATTAGGTACCCTCCCAAAAGCCATAACCGGTGACTCTAGCTCTTTAAACTGCAAAATAGTCTACCTCTGCAGGGACACTAAAGACAATTTTGTTTCACTCTTTCACTTTGGCAACGATAGAATGAAAACCTCTCCCATCTCTTTGGAAGACGCCTTCGATTTGTACTGTAAGGGAATCAGTCCAGGTGGACCGATTTGGGATCAAATCTTGGGATATTGGAAAGAGAGCCAGAAAAACCCACATAAGGTGCTCTTTATGAGGTACGAAGAGATGAAAGATGAGCCTTATTTACAGCTGAGGCGTCTAGCAAATTTTCTTGGGATCCCATTTTTCCCGGAGGAAGAAAATTCAGGTTTGGTTGATCAAATCATAAGTATATGTAGTTTTGAGAGCATGACCAAGGTGGATGTTAATAAGACGGGAACCTTTGTGGATGGATCTAACAATAGTTCATTTTTCCGGAAAGGTGTGGTCGGAGATTGGAAAAATTGTTTAACTGCTGATATGGCTTCTAGGTTGGATCAGATTACAGAAGAAAAATTCCGTGGTTCCGGTTTGTCTCTCTCTAATATATCATCACCATGTTCGCCGTCTCCCTGTAAACCCTAA
- the LOC108200701 gene encoding cytosolic sulfotransferase 6-like produces the protein MMEPRPAPPLQDVDNQELENLLSSLPKERGIIPSYSYQYQEFWFSALTLQGIINCQKEFQPRENDIFLVTSPKSGTTWLKAIIYALVNREAHPPQDRHHPLLSKTPHQLVPFLEFLHPSEYVSVCNSSDSSSRIFATHISLGTLPKAITGRDIKDTFVSIFHFGNKNSMRTSPISLEDAFDFYCKGISSAGPIWDQILGYWKESQKNPNKVLFMRYEEMKDEPYLQLRRLANFLGIPFSPEEENSGLIDQIISICSFKSMTKVDVNKTGTVVDGFNNSSFLRKGVVGDWKNCLTADMASRLDQITEEKFRGSGLSL, from the coding sequence ATGATGGAGCCAAGACCAGCACCGCCTCTTCAGGACGTCGACAACCAAGAACTTGAGAACTTGCTTTCATCTTTGCCGAAAGAGAGAGGTATTATCCCATCATACTCATATCAATACCAAGAATTCTGGTTTTCTGCTTTAACTTTGCAGGGAATTATCAATTGTCAAAAAGAATTTCAACCCCGTGAAAATGATATCTTCCTTGTTACATCCCCAAAATCCGGCACCACCTGGCTTAAAGCCATCATTTATGCATTGGTCAACCGCGAAGCCCACCCTCCTCAGGATCGTCACCATCCTTTGCTTAGTAAAACTCCCCATCAGCTTGTTCCTTTCCTCGAATTTCTTCATCCCTCTGAGTATGTGTCTGTTTGCAACTCCTCAGACAGTAGCAGTAGGATCTTTGCAACTCATATTTCATTAGGTACCCTCCCAAAAGCCATAACCGGCAGGGACATCAAAGACACCTTTGTTTCAATCTTCCACTTTGGCAACAAGAATAGTATGAGAACCTCTCCCATTTCTTTGGAAGACGCCTTTGATTTTTACTGTAAGGGAATCAGTTCAGCTGGTCCGATTTGGGATCAAATCTTGGGATATTGGAAAGAGAGCCAGAAAAACCCAAATAAGGTGCTCTTTATGAGGTACGAAGAGATGAAAGATGAGCCTTATTTACAGCTGAGGCGTCTAGCAAATTTTCTTGGGATCCCATTTTCCCCGGAGGAAGAAAATTCAGGTTTGATTGATCAAATCATAAGTATATGTAGTTTTAAGAGCATGACCAAGGTGGATGTTAATAAGACGGGAACCGTTGTGGATGGATTTAACAATAGTTCATTTTTACGGAAAGGTGTAGTCGGAGATTGGAAAAATTGTTTAACTGCTGATATGGCTTCTAGGTTGGATCAGATTACAGAGGAAAAATTCCGTGGTTCCGGTTTGTCTCTCTAA
- the LOC108201511 gene encoding cytosolic sulfotransferase 6-like — MEPRPAASIQDIDNQELENLLSSLPKERGIMSSYTYQFQGFWYPPYALQGIINCQEEFQPRENDIFLVTPPKSGTTWLKAILYALVNREAHPPQDPHHPLLTKTSHQLVPFLELLNPSEYVSVCNSSDSSTRILASHVPLGTLPKAITGDSGSFKCKIVYLCRDIKDNFVSLFHFGNDRMKTSPISLEDAFDLYCKGISPAGPIWDQILGYWKESQKNPHKVLFMRYGELKDEPYIQLRRLANFLGIPFSQEEENSGVVGDWKNCLTADMASRLDQITEEKFRGSGLSL, encoded by the exons ATGGAGCCAAGACCAGCAGCATCTATTCAGGACATCGACAACCAAGAACTTGAGAACTTGCTTTCATCTTTGCCGAAAGAGAGAGGTATTATGTCATCCTACACATATCAGTTCCAAGGATTCTGGTACCCTCCTTACGCTCTGCAGGGAATCATCAATTGTCAAGAAGAATTTCAACCCCGTGAAAATGATATCTTCCTTGTTACACCCCCAAAATCCGGCACTACCTGGCTTAAAGCCATCCTTTATGCATTGGTGAACCGCGAAGCCCACCCTCCTCAGGATCCTCACCATCCTCTGCTTACTAAAACTTCCCATCAGCTTGTTCCTTTCCTCGAATTGCTTAATCCCTCTGAATACGTCTCCGTTTGCAACTCCTCAGACAGTAGCACTAGGATCTTAGCAAGTCATGTTCCATTAGGTACCCTCCCAAAAGCCATAACCGGCGACTCTGGCTCATTTAAGTGCAAAATAGTCTACCTCTGCAGGGACATCAAAGACAATTTTGTTTCACTCTTTCACTTTGGCAACGATAGAATGAAAACCTCTCCCATCTCTTTGGAAGATGCCTTCGATTTGTACTGTAAGGGAATCAGTCCAGCTGGACCGATTTGGGATCAAATCTTGGGATATTGGAAAGAGAGCCAGAAAAACCCACATAAGGTGCTCTTTATGAGGTACGGAGAGTTGAAAGATGAGCCTTATATACAGCTGAGGCGTCTAGCAAATTTTCTTGGGATCCCATTTTCCCAGGAGGAAGAAAATTCAG GTGTGGTCGGAGATTGGAAAAATTGTTTAACTGCTGATATGGCTTCTAGGTTGGATCAGATTACTGAAGAAAAATTCCGTGGTTCCGGTTTGTCTCTCTAA